A stretch of the Teretinema zuelzerae genome encodes the following:
- a CDS encoding LCP family protein, translating into MKGFRVDRSIVFLLAILTILIGAVAILVFSMKVDPLKDSLANDKLLKVLIVLEDGGIPVSSNIVAYYPGSKRAAMFDIPGETGLIIRSLGRVDRIDSLYAERGIEDFRREIETLTGISVPFRISMTVDGFSRMTDLLGGLEVFIPTPVDLTEGDARVLLPSGGVTLDGDKLRTYISYSDPLDQEGERAARKQRAILAFFRALSDQSSLVFSKSVFPVVRSCVDANVPDSSLSLLLKELSQIDAERLVPQRVTGSLRNVDGKDMLFPFYDGQLLKDIVKQTLGGLASDGSAAQERVYSLEILNGTRSQGLAKNTSELYQSFGYDVIRVGNAEESELDKTVIIDRIGNATVASSIAQVIQCDNMQTASVDASNPEDYGTEAIVDFTIILGRDFNGRYVR; encoded by the coding sequence ATGAAAGGTTTTCGGGTGGACAGGAGCATCGTGTTTCTGTTGGCGATTTTGACGATCCTCATCGGCGCAGTGGCGATACTCGTTTTTTCCATGAAGGTTGATCCGCTAAAGGATTCCCTGGCCAACGACAAGCTCCTGAAAGTGCTCATCGTGCTCGAGGACGGGGGAATTCCCGTTTCATCGAACATAGTGGCGTACTATCCCGGAAGCAAGCGGGCAGCCATGTTCGACATACCCGGCGAAACCGGCTTGATCATCCGCAGCCTCGGCAGGGTCGACCGGATCGATTCTCTGTACGCAGAACGAGGAATCGAGGATTTCCGCCGGGAGATCGAAACTTTGACCGGCATATCCGTTCCGTTCCGCATTTCGATGACTGTGGACGGCTTCTCCCGGATGACGGATCTGTTGGGCGGTCTGGAGGTCTTCATACCGACTCCTGTGGATCTGACGGAGGGCGACGCGCGCGTCCTGCTCCCTTCCGGCGGCGTCACCCTGGACGGTGATAAGCTGCGCACCTATATAAGCTACAGCGATCCACTCGATCAGGAGGGAGAGCGGGCCGCGAGAAAGCAGCGCGCGATTCTCGCTTTTTTCAGAGCCCTGTCAGATCAATCTTCGCTTGTGTTCTCAAAGTCGGTGTTTCCCGTCGTAAGATCCTGCGTGGACGCGAACGTGCCCGATTCGTCTTTATCCCTTCTGCTGAAAGAGCTATCGCAGATAGACGCGGAACGTCTGGTTCCCCAGCGAGTTACCGGATCGCTGCGAAACGTCGACGGAAAAGACATGCTCTTTCCGTTCTACGACGGGCAATTGCTCAAGGATATCGTCAAGCAGACCCTCGGCGGCCTTGCATCCGACGGAAGCGCGGCGCAGGAGCGGGTGTATTCTCTTGAAATCCTCAACGGTACGCGCAGCCAGGGATTGGCTAAAAACACCTCGGAGTTGTATCAGAGCTTCGGCTACGACGTAATACGAGTCGGCAACGCCGAAGAGTCCGAGTTGGATAAAACAGTAATTATTGATAGAATAGGTAACGCGACGGTGGCTTCTTCGATAGCTCAAGTCATTCAATGCGATAATATGCAAACCGCGAGCGTGGATGCTTCGAATCCTGAGGATTACGGAACTGAAGCGATTGTAGATTTTACCATCATCCTGGGCCGGGATTTCAATGGCCGTTACGTACGATAG
- the yqeK gene encoding bis(5'-nucleosyl)-tetraphosphatase (symmetrical) YqeK, which produces MLSIKTADPSTLISRIDSYASSVLAPLRYEHSLRVAEMSRDLCLRFGLPPESGFLAGLAHDMCKSGKEQWLLEIASSDNLPLSAIEADKPSLLHGRAAAVLLERDFGVADRSILEAVRHHTFGHPELDALGMIVFVADKIEPGRSGVSPDFRDIILRSDLLGMVRLVLEDNIRYLTLRGKNVSPTTLAMFANLQGRAS; this is translated from the coding sequence ATGCTCTCTATCAAAACAGCTGACCCTTCAACCTTGATTTCCCGCATCGATTCGTATGCTTCCTCGGTTCTCGCGCCGTTGCGCTACGAACATTCCCTGAGGGTTGCGGAAATGTCCCGGGATTTATGCCTGAGGTTCGGTCTTCCTCCCGAGTCGGGTTTTCTCGCCGGATTGGCGCACGACATGTGCAAGTCCGGCAAGGAGCAGTGGCTGTTGGAAATTGCTTCCTCGGACAACTTGCCGCTGTCGGCCATCGAAGCAGACAAGCCCTCGCTTCTGCACGGTCGGGCCGCCGCCGTATTGCTTGAAAGGGATTTCGGAGTCGCGGACCGGTCGATATTGGAAGCGGTGAGGCATCATACCTTCGGCCATCCTGAGCTGGACGCGCTGGGCATGATCGTCTTCGTCGCGGATAAAATCGAACCCGGCAGGAGCGGCGTGTCTCCCGACTTTCGGGACATCATACTCCGTTCGGATTTATTAGGCATGGTCCGGCTGGTTCTTGAAGACAATATCCGCTATCTTACCCTGAGGGGAAAGAACGTTTCCCCGACCACGCTCGCAATGTTCGCGAATCTGCAGGGGAGGGCTTCCTAA
- the nadD gene encoding nicotinate (nicotinamide) nucleotide adenylyltransferase produces MTLAVLGGSFNPVHNGHLSLARTVHSLLGYERVFLIPAASPPHKALSSGATPEQRLEMLRLAVAGEAWLEVDDCEIQRGGTSWTIETLRELTLRYSSSLEGKIGLVIGRDLASGFSQWREADLIPHFADIILAGRPGGDQNSAPEFPHRLLANDLVDASSSDIRSRIREKASWESLVPEAVYRYILDNALYQNS; encoded by the coding sequence GTGACCCTTGCTGTCCTCGGCGGTTCTTTCAATCCTGTCCATAACGGCCATCTCTCGCTGGCGCGAACGGTACACTCGCTGTTAGGCTACGAGCGGGTGTTCCTGATACCAGCCGCTTCGCCTCCGCACAAGGCTCTGTCTTCAGGCGCTACCCCGGAACAGCGCCTTGAGATGCTGCGACTTGCCGTCGCCGGCGAAGCCTGGCTCGAGGTCGACGATTGCGAAATTCAAAGGGGCGGAACCTCCTGGACGATCGAAACCTTGCGCGAGCTGACCCTCAGGTATTCGTCTTCATTGGAAGGGAAAATCGGTTTAGTCATCGGCCGGGATCTCGCCTCCGGTTTTTCGCAGTGGCGCGAGGCCGATCTCATTCCCCATTTTGCGGACATCATACTCGCGGGCCGTCCCGGCGGAGATCAGAATTCCGCTCCGGAGTTTCCGCATCGCTTGCTCGCCAACGATCTGGTAGACGCGTCCTCTTCGGACATCCGCTCCCGGATTCGTGAAAAGGCTTCCTGGGAATCTCTTGTCCCGGAAGCGGTATACCGGTATATTTTAGACAATGCTCTCTATCAAAACAGCTGA